One Vanacampus margaritifer isolate UIUO_Vmar chromosome 20, RoL_Vmar_1.0, whole genome shotgun sequence DNA window includes the following coding sequences:
- the socs6a gene encoding suppressor of cytokine signaling 6 — protein MKKISLKTIRKSLSIKGKEDGDFVMLQQTPVAAEFSKDESLFGGCYTKDLSVCDLGGEEDKGGQNKSRSKSEGLMGSLKRRLSAKQKAKSKAGSSAIGSTDDEDTFSSSSVPVSFNEVKAQRPLRSASLRSHHYSPSPWPLRPVNSDEACIKMEVKVKAMVHSPSPSPTLNGIRKEFSDFQMDGLFQDQPESLKNLQQPQNGELHLNIDDNDVPVVLGLMPQDYIQYTMPLDERMYPEGSHSFCLDSASPMEVAAEADNGSPLMDQGQEEHDMVGGLPPDLFMDTSVNSLLLGSAGVMLQSSRGEGPPPLSPLLPPMSSNGRFPRTFSSFSSSDSQVAERVRHHLNFDPNSAPGVSRVYDSVQSSGPMVVTSLTEELKKLARQGWYWGPITRWEAEEKLINLADGSFLVRDSSDDRYLLSLSFRSQGKTLHTRIEHSNGRFSFYEQPDVEGHTSIVDLIEHSIKDSENGAFCYSRSRLPGSATYPVRLTNPVSRFMQVRSLQYLCRFVIRQYTRIDLIQKLPLPNKMKDYLQEKHY, from the coding sequence ATGAAGAAGATCAGCCTTAAGACCATTCGGAAGTCGCTGAGCATAAAGGGCAAAGAGGACGGCGACTTTGTCATGCTCCAGCAGACCCCAGTGGCCGCAGAGTTCTCAAAGGATGAGTCACTTTTTGGTGGCTGCTACACCAAAGACCTTTCCGTGTGCGATCTGGGCGGCGAGGAAGACAAAGGTGGGCAGAATAAGAGCCGTTCAAAGAGTGAAGGCCTGATGGGATCGCTTAAGAGAAGGCTGTCGGCCAAGCAGAAGGCAAAGAGCAAAGCCGGCTCCTCTGCCATTGGCTCGACGGACGATGAGGAcaccttctcctcctcttctgtgCCCGTCAGCTTCAACGAAGTTAAAGCCCAGCGACCTCTAAGGTCCGCGTCGCTCCGGAGTCACCACTACAGCCCTTCGCCTTGGCCTCTGCGGCCAGTCAACTCTGACGAAGCGTGTATTAAGATGGAGGTCAAAGTGAAAGCCATGGTGCACTCTCCTAGCCCCAGCCCCACCTTGAACGGCATCCGAAAGGAATTCAGCGATTTTCAGATGGACGGGCTCTTTCAAGACCAACCCGAATCCTTAAAAAACCTCCAGCAGCCACAAAATGGTGAGCTACATCTAAATATTGATGACAATGACGTGCCTGTGGTGCTGGGGTTGATGCCCCAAGACTACATTCAGTACACGATGCCTTTAGATGAGAGAATGTACCCAGAAGGGTCCCACTCCTTCTGTCTGGACAGCGCGTCTCCTATGGAGGTGGCGGCAGAGGCGGACAACGGGTCCCCGCTGATGGATCAGGGACAGGAGGAGCATGACATGGTTGGCGGTTTGCCTCCAGATCTTTTCATGGACACCTCAGTTAACAGTCTTCTACTCGGTTCTGCCGGCGTCATGCTTCAAAGCTCGAGAGGAGAGGGCCCGCCTCCTCTCTCTCCCCTCCTGCCTCCCATGAGCAGTAACGGCCGCTTTCCCAGGACGTTCTCCAGCTTCAGCTCCTCGGACAGCCAGGTTGCCGAGAGAGTCCGGCACCACCTCAACTTTGATCCCAATTCGGCTCCTGGAGTCAGCCGCGTGTATGACTCGGTCCAAAGCAGCGGGCCCATGGTGGTGACCAGCCTGACGGAGGAGTTGAAGAAACTGGCCAGGCAGGGCTGGTACTGGGGCCCCATCACGCGCTGGGAGGCGGAGGAAAAGCTCATCAACTTGGCCGACGGCTCCTTTTTGGTTCGAGACAGCTCGGACGACAGGTACCTGCTCAGCCTGAGTTTCAGGTCACAGGGCAAAACTCTCCACACCCGGATCGAACACTCCAACGGACGCTTCAGCTTTTACGAGCAGCCGGACGTGGAAGGACACACGTCGATCGTGGACCTCATCGAACACTCGATAAAAGACTCTGAGAACGGTGCTTTTTGTTATTCCAGGTCCCGCTTACCGGGGTCTGCAACCTACCCGGTCCGACTCACCAACCCCGTGTCCCGGTTTATGCAAGTGCGCTCCCTGCAGTACCTTTGTCGCTTTGTCATTCGACAGTACACAAGGATAGACCTTATCCAGAAACTGCCCTTACCTAACAAGATGAAAGATTACTTACAAGAGAAGCACTACTGA